A region of the Corvus moneduloides isolate bCorMon1 chromosome 26, bCorMon1.pri, whole genome shotgun sequence genome:
gtaataaatGAACCCAagggcagttttgggggtgAAAAAGGGGAATTGCTCCCCCAGGCAGCATCCGCGGGGCCGGGACGAAGCCCCACTCACCGGCCAGCCCCGGCACTCCTCGGCAAAGGGAATGAAATCCAATTTCCATCCATTTTTGGCTCCGTCCCCTGCTTTTTCGGGGTGTCCGTGCGCGGCCGATCCCGCTCGTCTTTTTCGTCCTTTCTGCcctaaaaacaaataaaccaaaggCAACCAAAGGGGCGAAAACCCCGCAGGAAAACCCGCGGCGAATCCCTCCGTCCGCACACCCCAATCCAGCCTCAAGCTGGGACAATCCGGAGCTTCTCCCCCAAAAACCTCGGCAGGAACCGAGGGGTCCCTGCGGCCCCGGGAGCTcgggaaagggaagaaaatcccCCCAAGTCCTCAGGGCTTTTAACTTTCAACTTGGCCTTGACCTCGAGCTCCAGCCCGACCTTTCCTGCCGGGAACAGGGCGAGACGCTCGGCAAACACCCGGCCGGGCCCCCGGCCCCgcttgtggggctgggggagagcaAATGGGGAGAGCGAGGAGCGGAGGGGGGGTAAAAAGGGCATCAAAGCAGGAGCGCGGTCGTTAAACTGCGGcgagggaaggaaggagcttTGGGACGGGGAAGGTGAAGGTTGAAACCGCGGGgatttgtgatttttatttaatttttttttttttttccccgccGGGAATAGAAAATCAGCGAGAGCGGAGgctgagggatttttttagggGTGGATTCGGGGGGCTGTGTTTGGGGTACTGGGGGTTGGGGGTTGCTTCCAGCAGAGAAATTGGGGTTTTCCCCGCCTGGGCGAGCTCTGCCATCATCGCTCCTCACTCCAGTTTCCACCCGATTTCTGTCCCTGCGTGTCCAGCGCTGTCGCGGCTCCTCCGGGGCGTTCTTTGGTGGCCCAAGGACGTGGCAGGAGGGGGGTTTTTATTGCGGTTTGACGGCCAGAAGGCAGAAATCTCCGGATTTCTCCGCAGGAAGGAAACGACGCCCGAGTTGAAGCTGCCTTTGGGGGAATTTCGGCAAAGCttttctccagcagcacctttgggaagaaaacagaggggaaaaggtGGAGGAACGTGGGTCTGGGCGTTCGTACCGTGTGCGCGGACAATTAAAAATACCTGGAGGATTTAACAGCAGCCACTCCTCAGGGATTATTGCGTTTAACCCAGACTTTTCCCAGGCCCCTGGAATCCCTCATCCCAAATCCGCgtctttccccttcctctgcctgtCCCTCCACCTGCCCGGTGCTCCTGGAACCCCAAGggattttctggtttgttttcccaCCTGCCTTTTCCGAGCCCTCTCCCTTTGGGATGCTTCCCAAGCGGGATCCGCAGGGCCCGGGCTCACGCCAGATTATTCCAGCACCTCTCcaggggtggttttttgggatACCAGAGGccacttttcccccctctctgtACTTTTAGGGCCTCGAGGGAAAAGCGCTCTCCACAGGAGAACAGAATTGGGATTTTTGAGGGGATTTTGGAGTGGGATAAAATCCCTGAGCAAGAGAAGAATGAGGCTGGAAAGGCTGGAATGGAGGGAAGGCCCCGTTCCCAGGGGTCCGTCGCTGCCCCACTTAGGCCGGGATGGGTCCCTGGGTCTGTGAGGACTCGGGCTTGGCAGCCGAACCCCCCCGGCTCTGCGTGGGAATAAACcattttgtaaaattttttttttgattttaaaataaaggcgTTTTTAATTTGAGCCCGGATTTTTCCACCCGGGGGCTGCCATTCCTGGTTCTCCCCCTCCTTgccctccttccccacctctgctttaattttttttccccgagGTGCAGCTCAGGAGCCACCTCCGTGTCCCCTCCTGTCACCAGCGGGGGGGTCCCCTCCTCCtaatcctcctcctcctcctcttcctcctcctctccccttgCAATAAAAGTATTTTCGCAATTTCTGCAGCGCTTTATTGGGgctggaagatttttttttttttttctggtgcggggttggggttgtttttttttttttccctcctctccgtcctttcccccccccacctcccatGCACCAACCAATGAGAAAACCTCCACCCGTTGCGTCAGGGCAGCCCGGCGGGGGGAAAGGCAGCTCTCGGCGGCTCGCAGCCTTTTAAAAAGATCCGGGGACCCCCCTCGGGCAGTGCCCGGGCGCTGCCGAGCAGCCTCTCCCCATGCCCcggcccccgcgccgccccccaTGCAGCCCCCGGGCCTCGAGGGGCTCCTGGCTCCCGGCGGCTTCGCAGGCggccagggcagggggctgctgcctcctcctcctcctcccccggcCCTCGCCGGGCCTTCGCCTCCCCCCGGGATGAACCCCGGGTACCCCCCGGAGGCGCCGCCCGAGCCCCCCAAAGctccgccgcccccgccgggccccgcggccTCGGCGCCGCTGCCCTACGGATACTTCGGCAGCGGGTACTACTCGTGCCGCGTCGCCCGCAGCTCCCTGAAAGCCGGCCCGGCTCAGGGGCCTTTCCCCGCCGAGAAATACCTGGAACCCGCCGCGGGCAGCGAGGATTTCCAGAGCCGGCCCGCGGAGTTCGCTTTCTACCCCGGCTACGGCGCCCCGTACCAGCCCGTGGCCGGGTACCTGGACGTGTCGGTGGTGCCCGGGCTGGGCGCTCCCGGCGAGGCCCGGCACGAGACTCTGCTGCCCGTGGATGGCTACCACCAGCCCTGGGCgctgggaggaggctggagcGGCCAGATGTgctgccccaaggagcaggGCCAGGCCGGCTACCTCCTGAAATCCGCCTTCGCAGGTAAATCCCGCTCCCGGCGCTGCGGGAGGACAGCAGGGGTTGGGGGTGAAATAGGCACCAGGGGTTAAAATAGTCTGGGTTGAGGTCATTTTTTGATTTATGGGGTTTGTTTCTGCCGTAGGGATCTGTTCTCGCTGTCCTGGGGCGTTTGGTTGCGAAATGGAGCAAATTAGGGTTCACTAAATAGTGGTTGGAGTTATCGGTCACCTGTAACTCcgagcagggaggcagagggtgATTGATCGGGCTTCAGATGATCGCTTATCGGGGTTCAGACGATTATATTATCCGGGTTCCGGATGTTATCGGGGCGCACACGGTGACATTACCCGAATTCAGGGTGGCACCGCCCGCGTTCAGACACCGCACGGCCCAGCCCGGGACCGGCGAGCAGCGTTGGGGTTTCGGGGGGCTCTGAAGGGCACAGGGGGTGCCCGTGGCTCCCACAGGAAGATGAGGGCACTTTTCCCACCTCCCACACCACGGCTGTGGGGTTGAATTTGTCCCCGGCCCTGCTCAGCCGCGCGGAGAGAACAGGCGGGGATTAATTCAAGTGATTAAAGTGGGCTCAGCACGCCGCTGCCTTGCCAACACCCGGACCTCAccaccacaaaataaaaatttaggGAAGAACACCCAAACCTTTAAATGCCAAGAGGGGGGAaatatagaaattaaaaatatttttaaatcaccgctgccagcaggctggaggggagaaacggggcggcggggagggaggTGGGTGCAGGGTGGGCGCTGAGGGCTTTGTGGCGACCCCACCGCCGCCCCACTGAGCCCCGTGTGTCCCCAAACCCAGAGTCGGGCGGGCAGTGTCCCCCGGACGGCTGCGCCTTCCGCCGGGGCCGCAAGAAGCGGGTGCCCTACAGCAAggggcagctgaaggagctggagaaggagtaCGCGAGCAGCAAATTCATCACCCGCGACAAGAGGAGGAAGATCTCGGCCGCCACCAACCTGACCGAGCGCCAAATCACCATCTGGTTCCAGAACCGCCGCgtcaaggagaaaaaagtcGTGGCCAAAATCAAGAGCAGCACCAGCGGCACCCCCTGAGGGCCCCGTTGGTCCCCGGGGAGGGCGGGACACCGggaccctcccccccccccaaaggaGGGGACATCGCCAGCCCTGCCCGCTGTGCCCGCACAGGACCCTGCCCAGCTCGctcctgccttcagcagcacCCTCAGAGCGCTCCAAAGACTTCGAAACATCAATAAAAACTGGCCCAATCGCAGTAATTAACCCCAAAACGCCACTCCCGGCTCGCGAGGGcggtgggggcggggggggtctctgggagGATTCGGTTTTTAAATACGAAAAGCCGTACGGAAAgcggtaaaaaaaaaagaaatctaaattcAGGCAGAAGCATCAAAA
Encoded here:
- the HOXB13 gene encoding homeobox protein Hox-B13, which codes for MQPPGLEGLLAPGGFAGGQGRGLLPPPPPPPALAGPSPPPGMNPGYPPEAPPEPPKAPPPPPGPAASAPLPYGYFGSGYYSCRVARSSLKAGPAQGPFPAEKYLEPAAGSEDFQSRPAEFAFYPGYGAPYQPVAGYLDVSVVPGLGAPGEARHETLLPVDGYHQPWALGGGWSGQMCCPKEQGQAGYLLKSAFAESGGQCPPDGCAFRRGRKKRVPYSKGQLKELEKEYASSKFITRDKRRKISAATNLTERQITIWFQNRRVKEKKVVAKIKSSTSGTP